In one window of Leptolyngbya sp. CCY15150 DNA:
- a CDS encoding 2OG-Fe(II) oxygenase, protein MALDPKLDSVDINVTLLLEGGHQQTLAIAPNSSLLQQLMSTLTDPVGQRSQRLFQIPIQDGQAVLAFTGDRLVGVITEPPMVLPSSRLATPLGRGVTPSPVWRIPNFLSPAEHQHLLDWTVQQERQFQPSTTSTQAVDYRKSLVLYTLPEIGELFSQKIHAALPLVLDQLAIAPFQPTQIETQLTAHNDGHYYRVHNDSGSADTCTRVLTYVYYFHHQPKAFTGGDLRVYDSHIQQNTYVQAESFHTVEPLDNSIVFFPSHVMHEVLTIHCPSRAFLDSRFTINGWIRG, encoded by the coding sequence ATGGCTCTTGATCCCAAGCTGGACTCGGTTGACATTAACGTAACGCTGCTGCTGGAGGGTGGACATCAGCAAACGCTGGCGATCGCTCCCAATTCGTCTCTGTTGCAGCAGTTGATGAGCACATTGACAGATCCTGTGGGACAGCGATCGCAGCGGTTGTTTCAGATCCCGATTCAGGATGGCCAGGCGGTGTTGGCCTTTACGGGCGATCGCCTTGTGGGGGTGATCACAGAGCCGCCCATGGTGCTGCCATCGTCGAGGCTAGCGACGCCGTTGGGGCGAGGGGTGACACCGTCGCCGGTGTGGCGCATTCCCAATTTTCTATCGCCAGCGGAGCATCAACATTTGCTGGACTGGACGGTGCAGCAGGAACGCCAGTTTCAGCCCAGCACCACCTCTACCCAAGCGGTGGACTATCGTAAGTCCTTGGTGCTCTATACCTTGCCGGAGATTGGGGAATTATTCTCCCAAAAAATCCATGCGGCCTTGCCCCTGGTGTTAGATCAGTTGGCGATCGCTCCCTTCCAGCCCACCCAGATCGAAACCCAGCTCACGGCCCACAACGACGGCCATTACTACCGCGTCCACAACGACAGTGGCAGTGCCGACACCTGCACCCGTGTCCTCACCTATGTGTACTATTTCCACCATCAGCCCAAAGCGTTTACGGGTGGGGATTTGCGCGTTTACGATAGCCACATTCAGCAGAATACCTATGTGCAGGCGGAGTCGTTTCATACAGTGGAACCCTTGGACAATTCCATCGTGTTTTTCCCCAGCCATGTCATGCATGAGGTATTGACGATTCACTGCCCTAGCCGGGCCTTTTTGGATAGTCGCTTTACGATCAACGGCTGGATTCGTGGGTGA